A stretch of the Aegilops tauschii subsp. strangulata cultivar AL8/78 chromosome 4, Aet v6.0, whole genome shotgun sequence genome encodes the following:
- the LOC109757929 gene encoding indole-2-monooxygenase has protein sequence MAHVHVDEMLHEAAPAAPRSLLIATAVLFSLVVVPLLLRIITKQGAASDAKLLSLLPSPPTRLPIIGHLHLMGDLPYVSLAGLAAKYGPELMLVHLGAVPTAVVSSPRTAEAVLRTHDHIFASRPRSMVFDIIMYGQTDSCFAPYGEHFRKARKLVTVHMLNARKIRSQRPAREEEVRLVIGKIAKAAAAREAVDMSELLHSYVNDLVCRAVSGKFSQEEGRNKLFRELTDINAALLGGFNILDYFPSLGRFELVCKVACAKARRVRKRWDLLLDKLIDDHAARMVSREDEAQPEQEEDKDFIDVSLSLQQEYGLTRHHIKAILIDMFEAGTDTSYMTLEFAMAELIRKPHLMKKLQEEVRRNVTNGQEMVAEDDLPNMTYLKAVIKETLRLHPPVPLMIPHFSLDACTVDGYTIPANTRVVINAWALGRHSGYWENENEFQPERFMNGAGVDLKPNEFHYLPFGFGRRMCPGVHSASATVETMLANLMYRFDWKLPPGLKEENIDMTEVFGITVSRKEKLILVPVTA, from the exons ATGGCTCACGTACATGTAGACGAGATGCTCCACGAAGCAGCACCGGCAGCTCCACGATCTCTCTTGATTGCGACTGCGGTGCTCTTCTCCCTTGTGGTTGTGCCGCTCCTGCTCCGCATTATTACCAAGCAGGGAGCGGCAAGCGACGCCAAGCTGCTGAGCCTGCTCCCATCTCCCCCGACGAGGCTCCCCATAATCGGGCACCTACACCTAATGGGCGATCTTCCCTACGTCTCCCTCGCCGGCCTGGCCGCCAAGTACGGCCCGGAACTCATGCTGGTACACCTCGGTGCCGTGCCCACCGCCGTCGTGTCCTCGCCGCGCACTGCCGAGGCCGTCCTGCGCACCCACGACCACATCTTCGCGTCGCGACCGCGGTCGATGGTCTTCGACATCATCATGTACGGGCAGACGGACTCGTGCTTCGCGCCCTACGGCGAGCACTTCCGGAAGGCCAGGAAGCTCGTGACGGTGCACATGCTCAACGCCAGGAAGATACGGTCCCAGCGCCCGGCCCGGGAGGAGGAGGTCCGGCTAGTGATTGGAAAGATCGCCAAGGCCGCGGCCGCGCGCGAGGCCGTAGACATGAGCGAGCTCCTGCACTCGTACGTCAACGACCTCGTTTGCCGTGCTGTGTCGGGCAAGTTCTCCCAGGAGGAGGGGCGGAACAAGCTGTTCCGTGAGCTCACCGACATCAACGCGGCGCTCCTGGGAGGGTTCAACATCCTCGACTACTTCCCGAGCCTGGGGAGGTTCGAGTTGGTCTGCAAGGTGGCGTGCGCCAAGGCCCGACGGGTGAGGAAGCGGTGGGACCTGCTCCTCGACAAGCTAATTGACGACCATGCAGCAAGGATGGTAAGCCGTGAGGATGAGGCCCAGCCGGAGCAAGAAGAAGACAAAGACTTCATCGACGTATCCCTATCTCTTCAGCAGGAGTATGGTCTCACCAGGCACCATATCAAGGCCATCTTGATA GACATGTTTGAGGCCGGCACGGACACCTCGTATATGACGCTGGAGTTTGCCATGGCGGAGCTCATACGGAAGCCACACCTTATGAAGAAGCTGCAGGAAGAGGTAAGGAGGAATGTAACCAACGGGCAAGAGATGGTCGCCGAAGACGATCTCCCCAACATGACCTACCTCAAGGCTGTCATCAAGGAGACACTCCGACTGCATCCGCCGGTACCTCTCATGATTCCACACTTCTCCCTAGATGCCTGCACCGTTGATGGCTACACGATCCCAGCAAACACTCGTGTCGTTATCAACGCCTGGGCACTCGGCAGGCACAGTGGCTACTGGGAAAATGAAAATGAATTCCAACCTGAGAGATTTATGAATGGAGCCGGCGTTGATCTGAAGCCAAATGAGTTCCATTACTTGCCATTTGGGTTTGGACGAAGAATGTGCCCTGGGGTTCACTCGGCATCAGCAACGGTCGAGACAATGCTGGCAAACCTCATGTACCGATTCGATTGGAAGCTTCCACCCGGATTGAAGGAAGAAAACATAGATATGACTGAGGTGTTTGGAATTACAGTTTCAAGAAAGGAAAAGCTCATCTTAGTCCCCGTGACCGCATGA